The Coffea arabica cultivar ET-39 chromosome 4e, Coffea Arabica ET-39 HiFi, whole genome shotgun sequence genome includes a window with the following:
- the LOC113742777 gene encoding chaperone protein dnaJ 8, chloroplastic produces the protein MATFVGSASSSSSWIQMKNSAKKGKNNGKDNTKFRVSCVSSSIADPYKTLRIHPSASESEVRKAFRQLALQYHPDVCKGSNCGVQFHEINEAYDIVMSNLRGESTQSQMEAYDDGIDDSFRGMNDPDWDMWEEWMGWEGAGIRDYTSHINPYI, from the exons ATGGCGACTTTTGTAGGCTCTGCCTCTTCATCGTCTTCTTGGATTCAGATGAAGAACTCAGCAAAGAAGGGAAAGAACAATGGCAAGGACAATACCAAGTTCAGGGTATCGTGCGTTTCTTCTTCTATCGCAGATCCATATAAGACCCTAAGGATTCACCCTAGTGCTTCTGAATCTGAGGTCAGGAAGGCTTTCAGACAGCTCGCTCTTcag TATCATCCTGATGTCTGCAAAGGGAGCAACTGTGGCGTGCAATTTCACGAAATTAATGAAGCTTATGAT ATTGTGATGAGTAATCTCAGAGGGGAATCAACTCAATCACAAATGGAGGCTTATGATGACGGTATAGATGATTCATTCAGGGGGATGAATGATCCTGATTGGGACATGTGGGAAGAATGGATGGGATGGGAAGGAGCGGGGATTCGTGACTACACATCCCATATCAATCCATACATTTAA